The DNA window TAATGTACCGGTTGTGCTATTTGTATTACCGCCTCCATCATTGTTTCCGTTACCATTATTCCCGCCATTTTGTCTTCCTCGACCTCTACATGCAACTCCATCACCATGACGATGAGCAGCAGTAGATgcctatttatttaaaaaaaacattattcgagtaataaaaaattttaaaaagtggTATAAATATAGTTCAAgttaaagaaagagaaaaagcttTCGTTTAGAGTGATACTGTGCAAGTATGTTGTTGACTGAAGATTCATAGATAAATACCTGCAAAATATCAATCTGAATATCAGTAGTCTACTAATACATAATCGCAATTATGGtattattgataaaacaacGCCCACATCCATTAgagataatatatgtatatgtaatacATACAGAGAATAAATGACAAAATTATTGGCAGAAGCATAGATTTATATCTAATGCGTTACGCAAAtatggaaattaaaaatgtaattaatcTTCCATTTaagttaaatgaaaaaaaccataaagtaaaatgtaaatattattgcaacaattatatatttattaaatcaTTGACATGAAAAACAACTCATATGAATAAGAATTGATCAATTCCGAtctttttatgttttttccttttttgtttttacgaaacAAAAGTGTTTATAGAAATGTGTATGAAAGCGCTGTGcgtaaaaatatgaatttcaGGTTGCATTATAATTACTACATTCATTTTACGCTTGCACATATATGAAACTAATATATATCAGCGTCGTATGTATGTATTAACAATTTATGATTGCTGACTAGTTTCATATATTACAGCATAATAACAAGCATaattaaacgaaaaaaataGATGATTTATTGTTAATGTCATAccacaataaaaaataacagaaaaacaaagAAGCTCCAGTTCATCTTGCCCGAGTTGCACTAGAAAACTGTTCTGTTGAAATTGCCATCATTCTTTTATACCTGCAGAAGACAATTACAAAGCTAATCTTATATCAGATAAATATGTATGTCCATTGTATTATTTCCTGCAATTTTTCAGTGtgtcatacaattttttttctttgatttATCTTGAGATGTCTCTTCTATGATAAccataatttacaatattctgATCTTTCATTATCTTGATGCTCACACATAATCATTAtagtattttaatttaaaaaatttgttattttcatgTAACAAATATTATTGCCAAAAGGAGGAAATTACAATGAAGTAACATAAAACATAGTACGAAATTAGTATTGctttttaatatatttcttcATTTAATCCCTCACTATGATAACTTTTAATTACAATCGAAACAATATTACaatgttttgtttttttataagcaataaacaattcttataaatttttatacgcaAAATGTAAATCTTAAAACTATACTTTTTTCATCGCTTGTcgaattaaattaaacaatattcggaaaaaatgtttaaatatttacaatatcgtaaaaatatatatgtaagtaatatatattactttatttgaaatcgtctatagtatcaatttttgtaagaaaaatCTGTATAGCATTTACAGATAAAGTACAAGAAGAGTTACAATTTGGTAGACAGTGTTATTAATGCATGTATTTTTATTGTCAGGGAAGTGAAGGAAGaatgtaatttcattcattgcAGATTACGTAAAACTAACACCTTCATAACATACGTTCTACAATTGCAAGTTtacatttttatgtataaaTCGCACACTATCGTGTAAATTGTAGTAGTTCGAAaattctgctgtgtcggagtcaaaactcgaaccgagcaaagtgaaattacggcaataattactcgacataattcCAACGACGATAAATaatcttaataactaacgcacgtaCGCATGTCGAGAAAATGGGAACGCAACAACctggccccatccgtgagtgagcccctgagggacctccgttcggaggaacaccaattttaaccctttgcggtcaaGTGTCGGCAAATAGCCGCCCAAGCCTTTTTACCGTTGCGGAAGCGTGTCAGCATATTGCCACTGAAACTTACAACGTTcgattttttcggaattttctaaattcttctTCGCAATTTTCGGATTTCTAATAGGAAAACATGATAACAAAAGAGGTGGCATGAAATTTCGAGCCATCTCCTTCGATATCATTGTAGCGACCGATTGAATCATCGGCCGTTAGACAAATGGTTCGCGGCACCACGCGCGCAGGCGCGGATCGGCGAACATTCTACAATGCGAAGTGTTGTAACTCGTCGCGATTCGGGGAATCGCTCTGTTTTCCGCGAACTCCGGCGCACGCACGTACACATAGGCCCGCTACCCACATCCGTTGTTTTAACGTACGGTACCGGAAGTGCGATTTgaagtcaattttctttattaagcatttccacaatgaaatgtgaatataactggtatttttataattttttgtaatgattggcacccaaagagacaaaaaaatgtatgtaattaagcataatAAGCAAAGAcctacttgagtggtaccaacgttgagtacgcatagcgacggccctggcgagtcgtgaaaaggctgcaatggccgtctgacGCGAACGCGTTgcgcacaagctgtcaatgaatattttcttaaccttctcgtatactaagggaaccaaatacttttcgtgaatggtttctttaccagaaatgtctgtagaatgtattcctgtataataaattcctgctaataaaggatttttcacataaatacaaaaatagagcgtacaaagtacccgcgtcggcacattttcaaactttaacaaccatttacaactattaggaagtacataaaaatataattggctatatagacatgtagaggagagtcccctctatcacttgactcaaacttgaactttctcgcgtgtttagtttttgcgttaCACGTCATTTTTCATCACAagcatgcatttttacaaaaactaatatttttcgaaaacgttgcgtgatagagcaattctgctttcggattcggttttagaatgacaaagtgtacaagaatcacccaacaggttgcaaaactcgaaaaaagttttattttgttggacagtgttatcggcattttcaaaaatttacacaattttcggatttctactaggagaaGATGATAGCAAAAGTGGAGGCACCAAATTTTCATGTcgtgtttcttttttgtttatacTGTATTCTATAGTCGGCTGATAAGACTGCAAGGAAGTGCTGACTATGGTAAGCTGATAACAAAACGCTATATAAGTATATCGGGTAAACTGGAATAACTTAGTGAGCTTCAATATGGCTTGGCCACAGCATCAGACACGAGCCGAATCTCTGAACGATTTAATTGTGTTGTCAAACGTTCCAAATGACGACCTGCAACATGTGAATCTGGACAATTTACGGGATAGAGAAGAAGAGTACAGACACTATACAAGTATTTCTAAAAAcaacagagaaaaaaatttaattgtgtacAATTCGTTAACCACAGAAGACGAACGTAATATCTTCACGACGATTCATTCGAATTTATCACAACCTAATGGCAATGACGTCACCGCTATATTAATCGATTCGATGCCGTGTGACAGAAAGTCATTTCTGCTACTGTGTTTATCGATAACGTTAGACACGGAAATCACATACATCGTCTTTCGACGTGTCTTGGCAGGAATACATGATATACCAAATAAAATATCAGCCTACACGGCACACCAATTCTTGACGGAAAAATTGGGGTTGGATTTCGATGACGCGGACGGTTTCTTTTTCGAGTCGGTATGGTATTTTGGCATGCTCCAAAAGATTATTACACGGCCGTTGAAAAGAACATTCAACTTACTGATTCTAGATGAGTACACGATTCCGTCTCCATGGTATGTGCTCTGGATGTATTGGATCGCCAAATATCACGGAATTCCCATCCTCTTTTTTGGCGATAAAGCTATGCTTGGTCCGATACAGGAATCAACATTTTATGCGAAGAATAACTATAAAATTGTGGAAATACTTGCCCATCCGAATTGCCATTCGTTAAACATATTAGATACGGTATACAGACAGAAAGTGGCCGAGTTTAAGCAAATTCTGGACCCAACCGAAAACGTTGATTTGGCGGAATATCATAGATCAATGCTGTGGCAACATTTCGAGCAGAATTTTCAAATGAGAGAGAACTTTGAGGCTATTTTCCTAGCGCAATTCCACGCTAACTTGTATCGGCGAGTTTATCGAATTCTGGATCACGTGAACATAAATGGAATTGAACATTATTGTATTCCGTATAGAATTCAAGGTACAGGGGAAGACGTACCTATAGACGAAATGAGGAGAAATGGTCGACACAAATTTCCTGAGTTTCTACTATTAATAAAAGATTTCATGTACACGTACGCTCCTAGCCCTCGCGAGGAGAAATTTGTGAAGTTTAAAAACATAAACAAAAAAGCGGATAATAGCGTAACCGTAATCGTTACCGACATTACAGATGGACAGGAATATGAATTGCCCCGAGTCCCATTAGAAAACTCTGCTTATGTAAAGATAGAGTCCGCCTGGTTACGCCATTTTAGAGGAGGGAGATTACTTTGTCAGTATCCTCTGCGTTTACTGTGCAAAACTTATCATAGCGTTCAGGGGTTAATTATTCCGGCGGATTGTAAGGTGGAACTGGACTTGAATCCTTGCCTCAATTCCGACATGCCTATAAGCGCAAACGCGGCATACGTTGGTTTGTCATCGGTGATCAGCGAAGAACAACTAGGAAAATTCCATTTCACTAAGTTCGGTAGACGATTCTCTGGAAACTTCTCAAGATCTAATACGAAGTTGGCGCAAATTGCCAGGTACCTGAGAGATGCGCCTCGTGATGATATTTACGCCAATAGCAGCAACATTGAAGATTTGGAGTGTCACTTCGACAAATGTTTAGACGGTGCGCAATAGTTTGCTAAAACCGAAAATGCATGGGAAATGAGGCGTGTCCCTTCCACTCGGACCAATCAGCTTCGCGTTCCTTTCGTGGGGCTTCTTGTGAAGAACGCGCAGTATCGAAACACAAAATAGACCACGCCCAAAAATCGAAACACCACAATAGACCATTAATGAGGAAATCTAAACGCAAGGGGTGTCCGCCAAGTTTCCGACAAATCATTTTACCTTCTACTTATTATACGTATTGTTACGAGTTCGATACTCCAGAGACGGAACGGCGGCGAACGGGAGGAAGATCAGGGCAGTTTTTGTCTACGGTTCTTACAAGTCGAGACCGGTATTAGCGAAGTGTACGGAGAGTGGTACGATGCATGACTCGAATGAGAGAGCGAGTGTACGTTGCGATTATGGCCATTACTTATAATTTCGAATACtattatatttcaaatttaGTTATTCGACCTCGTGTACGCACACGATGGCCATTTTAACGGGGGAGTGGGGACAGACGAACTTTCGTCTCGAGTGATGATGCGAAGCTGTCTAGTGTTGCTATACCGTGTCTTTTCTGATACAACCTACTTTACAGTGGTACTCGTGGCGTTCGACCCCGAAATTTTGTTGGAACCGACAACTTCAAACGGAGGGGAAAGGGGGACGCCTGATATCCAGGATAAGAAGAGACCTACTGTTAAACTGTTCTTTTGGCAATGTTCCGTTATCCTGCATTGTGAGCCGCTAATTTCCCCAGGGTTTTAAACCGTGGTTTTCCCTGGAGCAAGGAGGGCTTCCTTCTGACGTCCTTTTTGGGTAAATGCCAAATTAGTTGTGGTGCCGACGGGTCCACGGTTTTCGCTTCTTTGAGTTTATATCCCGCGGTACCATTGGCCTTGTTGATTGAgagtttttctgattacaaTGAAACCAactatgatataattccgatgatattgacttgtgtaacaagcgataaaagttccgaacacaaagaaggacagcgtatgggaaggaaaCAGTACAACGATAATTCCCTGTATATCGAtacatcgcgccgaatggtcttcgttgcagcgtcgtcttagtgacgacgatagaACGGAGACATGAGAGAGTCGGTTGAAGAACGCCATTGTGGGAAGACACAAAGCTGAGTACTCCTCCTCTGTTTAATAAAGGTTTATTGGTATTTTATACGTTTTGTTTATTGAAGATGCCCCGAACTCGTAACAATATAATAAATCATATAATTGATGCTGGCAAATATAACATGAGAAAATGATCGGGTCGTAATTTGTATACGTTCGGTTATGTTCGTTGTATCTTTTTATTCATTAATAAAGTACAGAAGAGATGTCTAACAGGTGTTTTACATTAGGTTTGTGAtcatgcggattttatgcatttctgatcAAAATGGGTATAAGTGTAATTTAAGCATTTAAAAGCACCATTCTATTACttttaatctattaaatatattaagaaagaaattaaagttttatttcgCCCCAGTTTGTTGCGTTTCCGATAGAAAGATTTCGTactgcataaagattcgcagcctAGTAATTACGCTTTCAACTCCATTGAAAGTATGTAGCGAAAGAGcctattaaaaatgattaaatgcaATCATTATAGTCCGAGTACGTGGCATTTATAAAGacttataaatttatttttgcattaCAATATGTAACGACAACTTTTTCCACGTTTTCAACCGCCAAATGGTGTTTTTCACAAAACAAAATTAGTTTACACGTCGATATTGTTCTTTTAATATCGCAGCAGGTATTTTACGAATTATCAGATCAGATTTCGAAAGAAAGAGCCAATCACCAGTGCCCATCTCGACCAATCTCGACGTGTGACGTGCGCAGCGATCTCGATCGCCATGAtggtaattattgataaatttgttatttctggctgtttaatgtttataacgatttcttttggtaatgatatCAACAAGACCATCCCTTGATATCCCTTGACCATTTTGCCATctatttttttagtaaaaataacttttaaaccatgaatattcgcacgcattattttatcgtacacaattcactgataaatttattaattctggTTGTTTAATTTTCATAACAATTCCTTTTGCTAATggtgtcgacaagcactcccttgaccatcttgtcacttaattttttaataaagatAGGTGATAGAACTGAAGGTACAGAATAgcttttgaaccatgaacattcgcacgcattaatttattgaaCATAATAGACTGATTaatctctgcttgtttaacgattagaAGAATTCCTTTTGTCAATGATGCTGCCGAATACCTCCTTggctatcttatcacctatttTTTCTAGTAAAACTGGCTAATAGTACTgcaaatacagagtaacttttaaagcatgtcttgagcaaGTAGTAACTTCTATGCATGATTATTAGGAAtaaacaagatactcgattctcactaATATTCCCGATTCATGAGTTATGTTTTGTGTGCTATGATCTAGCTCACCAGTTGATTGTTCTATTTGGGTAgagtcggtatttcatatcgtgcgacacgaaacaggaTAAGATGACTGGACTGGCCTGCTCCTACATCTTGTCCAATCTTGTCTGTGATATTAGTttcacaatattagttccgaccgatacggtaggatatgacacagaaatggtaagggggctctagagtcTCGCGGAtgtggaaaaaaaaatacattgggtgattggtctatttctatacctcgtctgtggtaataTTTCGTTCATACaattctgtatattttttaagCATTGTCCTGTCAtattacattttaaatattgcCGCGCTTTGGAAACAATGGAGTTAATTTTTCCCATGCAATCTCTCCATCCTCTTTCATCTACTAATTGAAGAAAATGATAGAAGTGTTATTTTAAAGAAGGTATTACACTGCTTGTATGTAAGTACTCAAGGTGTTCTAATTTGTTGATACCACAAaaggatttttattttgtggtAAGTAAAATGCATATTCAGATTCAACAGGAATTTCGCATCCCAGTGGGTTTGAAATCTGAAGGTAGCCATAACAACCTACGAGTCTTGATTGTGAAGAAAGCTCACTCGCTTTTGCACAATGTACTTGCTTACGTTCTTATGCGTACGTTTGCGTAGTGACTAGTGACAAACCAGGTTAGCAAGTTGCTTGAGAACAGTTGGAAGGAGAAAGTGTTTGTAAGGAGTAAGGGATCCGACTACTGGACAACCCTGAGATTTTCTGGTAAATTCTATGAAATTGATTACTTCAAAAAAGAGGTGCGAGGCCAGTTCTGGAATCGTCTGCCTGAGTTTGAACGTGCGGCAACAGATTTTGTGCAAAGCGTTATTTTAATACCTAAAGCATACATTCAAACACAAAAACGTATgtattttgaaataattatattatgaagttatgaaaataatatagagttCTTTATAATTCTctctattattattagactcTCTATTATTCTGTGTTATTCTGTGAATTCTCTCTAttattttgtgcatttatgacaaaaaataaGTAGATGCaatagtgcaatttaaaacaataaaaagattcaaagaattcaagaatgtcgatatattatttttaacatccCAACATTATTAATgagagaaataaatgtttacttaaCTCTTGTatcttgtaattgatgcagaaaaatgttactttacattaagattcgcagtctaattactaTGCTTGCTGAtcgtattatatttatttctactATAAAGCGTATAATGTAAATATTGTATTATTACTCTTTAACATTACGATAGTAAATCATTTTACAATTTGACTATTTTGTGTAgagttcatttttcattttttctcctcaattttttttttaaatattatatatatcaAAAATATTGTGTAACTGTTTAATTTCTTATTTCAATTAGAATGGCTGCTACAGATATATCTCCCAAAAAGGATGGAGGAGTGTTGaaggaaattattaaagaaggtGTCGGAGATGAAACTCCAACACTTGGATGTAATGTAACTGTACATTATACTGGTACCCTACTGGATGGAACAAAGATAGATTCCAGTAGGGACCGTAATGAACCCTTTAAGTTTGAACTTAAAAAAGGAAACGTTATCAAAGCTTGGGATATTGGAGTAGCCACTATGAAAAAAGGTGAAATTGCAATGCTGACATGTGCCCCTGATTACGCATATGGAGCAAAGGGTAGCCCACCAAATATTCCTCCAAATTCAACTCTCAAATTTGAAGTAAGTTGTGTTCTAGTTAACATATTTATACACAAAAAATGTTAAGAACAAGAACACTTACACTGTTGATAATGTTTTTCTAAATCTAAGAGTTTGTGTTCTTCCAAAATTTTCTCTAAACGCTGTTCTCTTGTGACTGAAACGAGCATTTACATTTCACACCATAAACATAATTACATATGTATTACATTTATAAGGTGTAAGTATAAAAAGAACTTGAATTGAACCTCATAATGACTAAGTATTTTTTACTTCTGTCTGTGCGTATGAGTAATACAAACCTATAAAATCTCTGTATGTtaatttatacatatttttgttcCTTAGATTGAAATgattgattggataggagaagatttgAGCCCTGACGAAGATGGAAGTATTGAAAGGCATGAAATTATTCGAGGAACACGTGTTACATTTCCTCAGGACGGAGCTTTAGTGGATAGTAAGTGTAATAAGTAAAAAAAGAATAGATGTGATTTGAATCAGTAGAAAGATTAGAAGAATGAGAGGATATcaatacgtaatttttaattccacaaaattattaaagaaaataggAATTTCCATTTAGCTCCTATAGCTTGCAATTGGTGgagacaatttctatttcgcatgaagatccgcagtctagtaataagatAACAATACAATGTACATTTTCCATTAAAcataatgtattttattttaatttaattttttagttcaTTTAACGGGAATGTACGAAGGGAAGGTATTTGAAGATAGAGATGTACAATTCTCTCTTGGTGAAGGAGAAAGTTGTGGTATTATAGAAGGTGTAGAAAAAGCCTTGGAAAAATTTAAGAAGGGAGAGAAATCAAGACTTAAAATTCAAAGTAAATATGCATTTAAAAATGTAGGAAAACCAGAATTTAGTATTCCTCCAAATGCAACTGTAGAATATGTAGTAGAATTGAAAAACTTTGAGAAGGTAATTATAATTTTAGCAACTACATTATATGAAAAATTAaagttattttttattaatttatgaattttatatatattccAGGGTGTAGAAATGTGGTCTTTAACGGGTGACGGAAAAATAGAGCAAGctaaaatttttaaagagaAAGGAACCCGTTATTTTAAAGCAAACGAGTATAATTTAGCTACTAAAATGTATCAAAAGGTCGTTTCCTTTTTGAAGTATGAAGATGACTTTAAAGGAGATTTGAAACCAGAAAGAGATAGTCTCATGTTATCTGCAGACTTAAACCTTGCTCTTTGTTACTTAAAGTTAGAGCAGTATGTTGAAGCAAAAACTCAATGTAATAATGCTTTGGATTTAAGTCCGAAAAATGAGAAGGCATTATTTAGAAGAGGGCAAGCTTATCTTGCACTAGCATCGCCTGAAAGCGCAATTAAAGACTTCCAGGCGGTATTGGAAATAGAACCAAAAAATTCAGCAGCTGTCAAAAACATTGCAATTTGTAATGCCCAGATTAAGAAGCAATTAGCAAAGGAGAGAAAATTATATGCAAATATGTTTGACAAATTTGCTCAGGAGGATAAACAGGTTTGTGGAAACGATTTAAAGGTTCAATTTCATATTGCATATTTGTTTAGTGTTTGTTTTACTTTTGAGTATGTTAATCAGCGAGTATTTTGTTTATTTGTAATTTAGAAGAACTAAATTATATAGCAATATTCAATAATTTTGTATAAGATCGATTATAGGTCTGTACggtcaattatttttaacaaatttttactttatattCGTATAATATGTTTCATTATACATTGTTAGTAATGTCTcagaaggaggaggagaagcTACGAGAGCAATCGGACGTAATGAATGTGACACTGGGTGAATGGGGGCAAGAAGAACGACCTGGTGGAAGAGATGCAACTGCCTTTGAAAAGGAAAATCCGAACATACTGATGCTCAACGCTAATGGTACTGGAGAATTTCAGGATATGTAAAATGTTCTTTCCATTCCTC is part of the Halictus rubicundus isolate RS-2024b chromosome 3, iyHalRubi1_principal, whole genome shotgun sequence genome and encodes:
- the LOC143352466 gene encoding uncharacterized protein LOC143352466, whose translation is MAWPQHQTRAESLNDLIVLSNVPNDDLQHVNLDNLRDREEEYRHYTSISKNNREKNLIVYNSLTTEDERNIFTTIHSNLSQPNGNDVTAILIDSMPCDRKSFLLLCLSITLDTEITYIVFRRVLAGIHDIPNKISAYTAHQFLTEKLGLDFDDADGFFFESVWYFGMLQKIITRPLKRTFNLLILDEYTIPSPWYVLWMYWIAKYHGIPILFFGDKAMLGPIQESTFYAKNNYKIVEILAHPNCHSLNILDTVYRQKVAEFKQILDPTENVDLAEYHRSMLWQHFEQNFQMRENFEAIFLAQFHANLYRRVYRILDHVNINGIEHYCIPYRIQGTGEDVPIDEMRRNGRHKFPEFLLLIKDFMYTYAPSPREEKFVKFKNINKKADNSVTVIVTDITDGQEYELPRVPLENSAYVKIESAWLRHFRGGRLLCQYPLRLLCKTYHSVQGLIIPADCKVELDLNPCLNSDMPISANAAYVGLSSVISEEQLGKFHFTKFGRRFSGNFSRSNTKLAQIARYLRDAPRDDIYANSSNIEDLECHFDKCLDGAQ
- the Fkbp59 gene encoding FK506-binding protein 59kD isoform X3, which encodes MAATDISPKKDGGVLKEIIKEGVGDETPTLGCNVTVHYTGTLLDGTKIDSSRDRNEPFKFELKKGNVIKAWDIGVATMKKGEIAMLTCAPDYAYGAKGSPPNIPPNSTLKFEIEMIDWIGEDLSPDEDGSIERHEIIRGTRVTFPQDGALVDIHLTGMYEGKVFEDRDVQFSLGEGESCGIIEGVEKALEKFKKGEKSRLKIQSKYAFKNVGKPEFSIPPNATVEYVVELKNFEKGVEMWSLTGDGKIEQAKIFKEKGTRYFKANEYNLATKMYQKVVSFLKYEDDFKGDLKPERDSLMLSADLNLALCYLKLEQYVEAKTQCNNALDLSPKNEKALFRRGQAYLALASPESAIKDFQAVLEIEPKNSAAVKNIAICNAQIKKQLAKERKLYANMFDKFAQEDKQKN
- the Fkbp59 gene encoding FK506-binding protein 59kD isoform X2; protein product: MAATDISPKKDGGVLKEIIKEGVGDETPTLGCNVTVHYTGTLLDGTKIDSSRDRNEPFKFELKKGNVIKAWDIGVATMKKGEIAMLTCAPDYAYGAKGSPPNIPPNSTLKFEIEMIDWIGEDLSPDEDGSIERHEIIRGTRVTFPQDGALVDIHLTGMYEGKVFEDRDVQFSLGEGESCGIIEGVEKALEKFKKGEKSRLKIQSKYAFKNVGKPEFSIPPNATVEYVVELKNFEKGVEMWSLTGDGKIEQAKIFKEKGTRYFKANEYNLATKMYQKVVSFLKYEDDFKGDLKPERDSLMLSADLNLALCYLKLEQYVEAKTQCNNALDLSPKNEKALFRRGQAYLALASPESAIKDFQAVLEIEPKNSAAVKNIAICNAQIKKQLAKERKLYANMFDKFAQEDKQEEEKLREQSDVMNVTLGEWGQEERPGGRDATAFEKENPNILMLNANGTGEFQDM
- the Fkbp59 gene encoding FK506-binding protein 59kD isoform X4 yields the protein MAATDISPKKDGGVLKEIIKEGVGDETPTLGCNVTVHYTGTLLDGTKIDSSRDRNEPFKFELKKGNVIKAWDIGVATMKKGEIAMLTCAPDYAYGAKGSPPNIPPNSTLKFEIEMIDWIGEDLSPDEDGSIERHEIIRGTRVTFPQDGALVDIHLTGMYEGKVFEDRDVQFSLGEGESCGIIEGVEKALEKFKKGEKSRLKIQSKYAFKNVGKPEFSIPPNATVEYVVELKNFEKGVEMWSLTGDGKIEQAKIFKEKGTRYFKANEYNLATKMYQKVVSFLKYEDDFKGDLKPERDSLMLSADLNLALCYLKLEQYVEAKTQCNNALDLSPKNEKALFRRGQAYLALASPESAIKDFQAVLEIEPKNSAAVKNIAICNAQIKKQLAKERKLYANMFDKFAQEDKQ
- the Fkbp59 gene encoding FK506-binding protein 59kD isoform X1 → MAATDISPKKDGGVLKEIIKEGVGDETPTLGCNVTVHYTGTLLDGTKIDSSRDRNEPFKFELKKGNVIKAWDIGVATMKKGEIAMLTCAPDYAYGAKGSPPNIPPNSTLKFEIEMIDWIGEDLSPDEDGSIERHEIIRGTRVTFPQDGALVDIHLTGMYEGKVFEDRDVQFSLGEGESCGIIEGVEKALEKFKKGEKSRLKIQSKYAFKNVGKPEFSIPPNATVEYVVELKNFEKGVEMWSLTGDGKIEQAKIFKEKGTRYFKANEYNLATKMYQKVVSFLKYEDDFKGDLKPERDSLMLSADLNLALCYLKLEQYVEAKTQCNNALDLSPKNEKALFRRGQAYLALASPESAIKDFQAVLEIEPKNSAAVKNIAICNAQIKKQLAKERKLYANMFDKFAQEDKQKEEEKLREQSDVMNVTLGEWGQEERPGGRDATAFEKENPNILMLNANGTGEFQDM